The DNA window GCGCCCGCCCACCGCATGCCCCAGCGCGTTGACGAGGCCGCCCTGCACCGGGTGGCTCATCATCCCAAAGAAGTACGCCGCGCCCAGCATCCAACCCACGCTCAGCGCCATCACGAGCCCCACGCCCGCATGCACCGCATACGGCAACCACCAGAGGTTCTTGCGGTTCAGGGCGTTGAGCGGGAAGTCGAGGTCCTTCGCGTACTTCGTGTACTCGGGCTGCTCACGCATCAGCCCCACGATGACGCGCTTGTAGCTGCGCAACTGCTCGCTCGCGATGCCCAGCAGCCCCACATTCACGGGGGAGTGCGGGTCCAGCGGGGTGTCGGAGTGCTCGTGGTGCAGCCGGTGCATCACCACCCACGCCTTGGGGTCCAGACCGGTGAACCAGTTGCCTCCCACCACGAGCAGCCGACGCAGGCCCGGGTGCAGCCGCACCGCCTTGTGCGCGAGCCCCCGGTGGTAACCCACCGTGATGACAAGGATGTTGAGCAGGTAGGCGCCGGTGAAGACGAGGCCGCAGAGGATGAGATACACGGAGGTCTCCCGAAACCGGCGGGTAACCTACTTGCCGGTAACTTACGAATCGGTAACCTACGCTTGAGTAGCCTAGAGGTCAAGGTGGCCAAGAAACAGCGTTTGACCGGGCCGCAGCGGCGCGCCCAATTGCTGGAGGTGGGCAGGGAGCTCTTCGCCTCTCGTGGTTACGAAGCGACGGCCATCGAAGAGGTGGCGGCGCAGGCGGGGGTCTCCAAGCCCATCGTCTACGAGCACTTCGGGGCGAAGGAGGGCCTCTACGCGGCCATCGTGGAGCAGGAGATGGACGCGCTGGTGCAGCGCATGTCGGACGCCATCGCGCAGGGCACTCCGCGCGAGCGCTTCGAGGGCGCGGTGCTGGCCTTCCTCTCCTACGCGAAGGAGGAGCCGGCGGGCTTCGCCGTCCTCACGCGAGACTCGCCCACGTCCAGTGCACGGCGCGGCCTCACCCGCGTCATCGACGACCTGGCGCAGAGGGTGGGGGATATCTTCCAGGCGGAGTTCAGCCGCGCGGGCTTCAACGCCAAGGTCGCCCCGGTGTACGCGAACGCACTCGTCGGAATGGTGACGCAGGTGGGGGTGTGGTGGGCGGCGGAGGGCCGTCCCATCTCGCTCGAGCACGTGGCGAAGCACGTGGCGGCGCTGGGGTGGATGGGGCTGCGGCACCTGCCTCGAGAGCCCGCCGCGCTGGGGGCCAGGCCCAAGGGAAAGACCAAGGGCTGAGCCGCGCGGCACCCTGGGCCGGCGGGACAGGGGAGGTCCGGCTGGTTGCTCGGCCCTCCCCCTGGTGTGACCTTCATCCATCGCGGGCGGGAAGGCCCTCCCAGCTGTGTCCTCATGCCCCGCGACGCGCGGTGCTCCGGGGCTCTTTTCGGGTGCGCGTCCACCTGTGGGGCAGGGTGCTTGTACGTCGCACCTTCGATGAAGAGGTTCTGCGCCGCCTTTGGATGTCGCGGAGGAGGTGCTTCATGACAACTCAGCGAAGAGCGGGTGGGTGTCTTTCAGCGTTCGGCACCCTCGTGCTGGGGCTGCTGGTGGCATGTGGCGTCGAGACGCCAACTTCCTCCGAAGAAGCGCTGCACCTCGACGAATCCGTGGCCGAGCTCGTGGAGCCGCCTGACGGGAGGGAGCTCTACTTTGGCCGCTGTCCGACGGCAGCGGATGCACGGGGCCGCACGCTGTACGTCTCGAAAACGGGGCCATGGACCCCCAGCGAGCCGGTGGGCTCCAGCGCCAATCCGTACAGAACCGTGGGGGCCGCGCTGAGCGCCGCCCAGCCGGGAAACGTCATCAACGTGCGTCCGGGAACCTACGCCGAGCAACTCGTCATCAGCCCGTCGACGACCCGGTCGGGAACCGCCTCTGCCCCCATCGTCGTCCGGGGCGCATCCGACTGGCGGTCCCGCATCGTCCCGCCCAGCAACCGCGCCGTGAGCAGCCTGCTGCACGTGAGTCAGCCCTACTGGATATTCCAATCCCTGGAAGTGAACATCCAGGGCAAGGCTGCATTTGCCGCGCTCTTCGAGCGCAACACCTATTGCTCGCAGTTGATTGACTCCCGGATGCACGCGGGCACCGCCGGTGGTGCGGTCGTCCTCAGCGGTGCCAACAATGTCCTCATCGACAACAGCGAGATCTACGACTTCTCGAAGACGGATGCGGACTCGCATGGGGTCGTGCTCAAGAATGCTTCGCGGGAAATCTTCGTCTTGGCGAATGACATTCATGCGATGTCGGGTGACTCGGTGCAGTGCCAGACGGACGGCAACAGGCCCGCGTTCATCTTTGTCGAGTACAACGAGCTTCATGGCACCGGCGAGAATGGTGTCGACATCAAGGGATGCGACTCAGTCTTTGTACGTCACAACTCGATGTACAACTTCCCCAACCTGACGCGCTATCCCTGGCAGGCGAACACCTCCGCGGCTGAAGCCGTGGTGATTCACGAGGACGCCACGAACGTTCAAATTGTCTCCAACGTCATCTCCCATGCGGGTCGAGGCATCTCGGTGGGAAGCACTTCGCCCCTGCAATCCCCCGTGGATATCCTGATTCGGAACAACACCATCAGCGACATCTTCAACTTCGCGAAGAGGGGGAATGGGCAGGGCATCCGCATCGTCCAGGCCAACCGGGTGCAAATCCGAGCGAACCTGGTGCAACGGACCGCGGACGCCGGGCTGCGGCTGGCCGCGGATGAACCCTTGTCGGCCATGGGGCTCACGGTCTACGACAACATCCTCCGAGACATGGAGCTCTTCGTCCGCCTGGGCCGTGTGCAATACCGCCCCGAGATGGAGATGGACCGCAATCGCTACGAAGGGCCCAGTGGCAGGTTCACGGCCACGGGCCTCGTCAACAATGTGGAGTTCCCGGAGTGGCGCAGCAAGCTGGCGCCCGAAGGACTGGAGCAGAACTCGGTTCGAATCCCCTGAGCTGTGGCGCGCCTGTCTCCGCCCGGACCTCGCGAACATCGCGCCGTCCATCGGCAAAGGCCTCGCCCGGCAGTGGTCCTCGCTCACCTGCCGGTCAGAACTCCGGTCGGTGATGGGGAAGGGCGTCGCGCCTGGGCGCGGGGAGCGGACGTCGCATCGAGAAGGGGACCCGCTGCGATGCAGCGGTGACAGCAGCCCGTGACAGTGCGTGGCCAGAAAAGAAAAACCCCCAGCAAGTCCGAAGACTTACTGGGGGCATTCTTGGCGAGGAGTACGGGACTTGAACCCGTGGCCTCCGGCGTGACAGGCCGGCGTTCTAACCAACTGAACTAACTCCCCACAACATTTCTTGGGCGGAACAGGGATTGAACCTGTGACCCTCGCCTTGTAAGGGCGACGCTCTGCCGCTGAGCTATCCGCCCGGAGGCGTGTTCCGCGCTGCGATGGGGGGGCTTTTATAGGCGCCCTCCTCCACTGTCAAGCACCTGCTTCAAATCGGCAGATCATTCAGTCAACGCGCGCGCGGGGCGTGAAAATGCCCGCGCGCACGGTGACTTAGCGGCCTAAGGAGGGGGCGCCCCCACTGTTCCGAGGTCCTCTCCCTGGAAGCCGTTGCTGCTCCCCCCGCGGTCGTTCCGGTCGCCGTAGCAGTAGGCGCCGCCATTCAACGAGTACCGGTACAGGTATGAGGCCCCCCCTGGGGCGAGCGCCGGGAGGGTCACGGCGTACTCATCGTTGTTCCCGCTGTCGGAATTGAAGGGAGCGGCGATCCAAGTCCACCCGGAGACGCCCGGGTCTTGCTGGGCGTTGCCGTATCCGAGCTCGGCCACGATGCCCGCGCCTTGGCCTCCGCCAGGGGTGACCCCGCCTTCGTTCACCTGCCCATAGATGGTCGTGCCGCCCGTCGCGCTGAAGGGCCACTGCAAGTTGCAGTAGTCGAGTTCCTGGTGCTGGCTGACGGTGACCGCGAGCTGCTGGTCCTGGGTGTATCCGCCCACGGAGCTGCCGTCCCGGTCGCAGTACTTCCAGTTCGTACCATCCGTGCCGAAGCGCAGACTCACGGCGCGACTGCCTTGGTAGGCGGGATGAAGGGTGGTCGTGAACTCGCCGGTGTCGGGCGCTTCCGGGGCTTCGCCCGAGTACGGAGTGGCCTTCCAGGTGAAGTCGCCAGATGCCTCCGAGGCGTTCCTGTCCGCGTTGCCCAGGCCGATCTGGACCTGAAGCCCCTCGGTGGCTCCTGCTCCGGTCGTGAATCCCGGCGCATGGATGTGGCCTGTCACCGTGACAGCGCCACCGCTGCCCACCGAAATCGGACCGGTGGTCATGAGCTGGCAGGACTCCGAGTCGAAGTCCCGCACGACCAGGGTGCCTGCCTGGGCGATGTCGAAGGTGTCCCCGCCCTCGGTGGTGCCATGCGCATCGCAGTAGACGTAGGGACCTGTTCCCAGCCTCACGCGATAGGCGAAGCGGTAGCGCCCCGCTGTCACCCGGTTGGGGAGTGTCGCCCGATATTCATCATCCTGTCCGGCGCCCGTGTCCGCGCCATGGGTCGCGAGGACCCACGTCCAGCTCGCATCCCCAGGCCCCATCCCAGCCGGCCCGACGCCCAGCTCGGCGACGATGTCCGCTCCCGCGCCATCGCCCGGCGTCACACCGGCTTCGTGAACCTGGACCGCGATGACCCGCGAGCCCTGTGCCCCCAGTGCATACGTCTCACTCGGCGGTGGGCCCGCGACCTCTCCACCCAGCCGGCACCTGTCCACTCGCGGAGGCACAACGGCCGCCACCGTCAACGTGGAGGCCTGTGCCGTCTGGTACCCATTGGCGCTCCCATCCCGGTCGCAGTACGCCCACTCTCCGGTTTGATATCGGAAGCGCACCGCTACCGCATACGTGCCCTCCGTTGCCCGAGCCGTCAGCGCCGTTTCATAGGCATCCTGCGCGCCGCCCTCCGTCTCCACCGCGAAGCTGGCCGCGGTCCACAACCAGCCCGAAGCCGTGGCCGGGTTCGAGTCAGCAGGCCCATGGCCCACCTCCGCCGTGATGCCCGCGCCCGCCGCGCCGCCGATGACATCCGTCACCGTCGTCACCAACACCTGCCCGCGCACCACCGGGGTGGTGCCACCCGGCGTCGCGTTGAGCGTCGCGGGCCCCACGAGCTGGCACGAGTCCACCGCGACGGGCCTCACCTCCAACCCGCCGGCCTGCGCCAGCGTGAAGCCGTCGGTGCCCAGACCATCCGCGTCGCAGTACTGGTAGTTCCCCCCATTCACGTTGAAGCGGAACGCGAACTTGTAGCGCCCCACCGTGCTCGGATTGGGCAGCGGCGCCATCCATTCGTCATTGCTCTGGTTGTTGCCAGACTCCCGATTGAAGCTCGAGCCCGTGGACGTCCAGTGCCAGCTCGCTGACTCCGGCGCGTCGGTCTCGGGGCCGTAGCCCACCTGTCCCTGAATCCCCGTGCCCGCGCCCGCCCCTGGCGTGACGCCCTGCATGTAGACCTGGGCGTAGACGGTCATCGCCGCCTGGCCCACGCGATACACCTCGCTGGGCGGAGGTTGAGTGGCCTCGCCGCCGAGCTTGCACCAGCCGATGGTGACATCTTGCGGCGCAATCACATTGACGGTCCCCATCAACGCCGGGTCGAAGGTCAACGTCCCGCCGTTGTTCCCGTCCGAGTCGCACAACATCCACGCGCCGTCGTTCACCTTGAACCGGTACACGAAGCGGTAGCTGCCCACCGCGCCTGGATTGGGCAAGGTCGTCTCGAACTGGTCGTTGTTTCCGGACTCATCTAGGTACACAGCAGAGGTCGACCAGTTCCACTGGGCCGATGTGGCGGGGTTCTCACCCACGGGCCCCCAGCCCAGTTGTCCCTCCACTCCCGCGCCGGCGCCCTGGCTGTCCGTCACGCCATGAACGAACACTTGTGCGCGGACCTTGTGGTTGGGCACGGCCCCTGTCGCGTAGTTCGCCGTCTCCGGCGTGTTGACGTCTGACCGTCCCATCTTGCAGTAGCCGATGACCTTGGGCACCACCACCGTGCCGGACACCGACAGCTCGCCCAACTGGTCCAGCTCGAACGCCTGTCCTCCATCGTCCGTGCCATTCCCATCGCAGACGCGCATGGGCCCGCCATTGGCGCTGAAGCGAACCGCGTAGCGGAAGCTGCCGTTCTGCCCGGGGTTGGGGAGCACGGCCTTCCACTCGTCATTGACCTCGAAGTTGTCCTTGTTGAAGACGAGCGCCGTGCCCCAGTTCCACACCGGAGAGTCGCGAGGGTCCTCATTCGCCGGACCCCAGCCGAGCTGGCCCGACAACCCAGGCCCCGCGCCCACCTTGTCCGTCACGCCCGCCATGTTGACCTGGGCATAGACAGTCTTCAGCCCCGCGGTCTGCGTCGTCTGGTAGCTGATGGCCTCGGGCGCCTTCTGGTCCTCGCCAATCTTGCACCAGCCCACGGGCGGCTTCGGCGCCTCGTTGCCCACCGTGAGCGTGCCCAGCTTCGTCATGCTGAACGTCAGCGGGCCCTCGGTGCTGTCGTTGACGCCGTCCGCGTCGCAGACGCGCCATGCATTCGCGCTGATGCTGAAGCGGAAGGCGAGCTTGTACGTGCCCACCGTGCCCGGGTTGGGCAGCTCCGCTTCCCACTCGTCGTTGTTGCCGTGCTCGGCCTTGTAGACCGCGGGCACCCACGTCCAATCCCGCGACTCCCGAGGGTCCGTCCCCTCCGGCCCGATGCCCAACTGCGCCACCACCCCCGAGCCCGCCCCCGCGCCTTGCGTGATGCCCGCCGCGTAGACCTGCCCCAGCACCTTGTGCGGCGTCGCGTCCGTGGGACGGTAGAACACCTCCGGGTTGGCCCCGTTCCCATCCGGTCCCAGCTTGCAGTAGTCCACGCGGGGCCGGGAGATGAACACCCGGCGCAGCATGTTCGCCGCCACGCCGTTGGCCATGCCGTCGCCATCCGCCATCACCCAGGTCTTCCCTCCATCGATGGAGAAGCGCAGGGTGATGACCCACTCGCGGCTCTCGCCTCCGATGGCGGGTTGCAACAGCACGTTGCCCTTGTAGATGTCCGCCTCTCCGCTGTCGGAGTCACCCTCGTACGTGGCTTCTTCCCACGTGTAGCTCTCCGGCTTGAGCAGCTCCGAGTCCGCGGGCGCGAAGCCCACCTGCGCTCGCACGCCGCCGCCCTGGCCCACGCCTCGTGTCAGGCCCGCGACCGTGATGGCGCCTCGCACGAGCACTCCCACCGGCTGCCCACCGCTGATGGCCTCCGTGTTGCCGTTGAGGACCTCCGCCTGGCTGATGGACGCGGTCGGCGGTCCTTCGTAGATGAAGCCACCGACCAGCACGCCAAAGCTTCCGTCCGGATTCACCACCCGGACGTCCACTCGCGCGGTGCTCGCCGTGGGCGAGTAGCCGTAGATGCGGAAGGAGTTGACCACGACGGTGCGCAGCGCTTCCTGGCTGCCCAGGTAGAGCTTCGCGCCCGGCTCGAACCCCGAGCCGTAGACGTTGATGAGCGTGTTCCCGGCGATGGGGCCACCCGTGGGTGTGACTTCGCGCACGGTGGGCGGAGTGGGCGAGGGCGGCGGGTTTCCCTTCGGGGAATCACCACAGGCCAGCGCGAGCAACGGCAGGACGAGAAGGATGAAACGCGAACACCGCGACGACATCGGCCATCACCCCTTGACTCCGCCAGCGGTCAGACCGCCGACGAGGTGTTTCTGGAGAGCGAAGAACAGCGCCATGACCGGCGCGGAGACCACCAACGCGCAGGCGGCGAACTTTCCCCACTCCACCTTGTACTCGCCCACGTACCGCTGGAGGGCGACGGGCAGGGTGAAGCGGGTCGGGTCATTGATGAGCGTGGCGGCGAGCACGAACTCGTTCCACGCGGTCATGAAGGAGAACAGCGCCGTCACGGCCAGCGCGGGGCGGGCGAGCGGCAGCACCACATGGATGAACACCTGGAACGGCGAGGCCCCGTCCATCACCGCCGCCTCCTCCAGTTCGCGCGGCAGCGTGTCGAAGTAGCCCTTCAACATCCAGATGCAGAAGGGCAGCGCGGTGGTGGCGTACACCAGCACCAACCCCGTGAGGCTGTCGAGCAGCCCCAGCTTCTGGAGGATGCTGTAGATGGGCACCAGCATCAGCGTCGCCGGGAACATCTGCGTGATGAGCAGGGCCTGCATGCCGCCTTCCTTCCCGGGGAAGCGGAAGCGCGACAGCGCATAGGCCGCTGTCACCGCGAGGCTCAGGCCCACCACCGTGGTGGCGCCACCCACGATGAGGCTCGCCATCAACTGTCGTCCGAACA is part of the Myxococcus landrumus genome and encodes:
- a CDS encoding fatty acid desaturase, whose product is MYLILCGLVFTGAYLLNILVITVGYHRGLAHKAVRLHPGLRRLLVVGGNWFTGLDPKAWVVMHRLHHEHSDTPLDPHSPVNVGLLGIASEQLRSYKRVIVGLMREQPEYTKYAKDLDFPLNALNRKNLWWLPYAVHAGVGLVMALSVGWMLGAAYFFGMMSHPVQGGLVNALGHAVGGRNFDTRDNSRNNHLTAWLIMGEGFQNNHHAYPGSASFSHHRYEVDLGFVACLALEKLGLATIDRAYLIPRPEQLDPARAEA
- a CDS encoding TetR/AcrR family transcriptional regulator, whose amino-acid sequence is MAKKQRLTGPQRRAQLLEVGRELFASRGYEATAIEEVAAQAGVSKPIVYEHFGAKEGLYAAIVEQEMDALVQRMSDAIAQGTPRERFEGAVLAFLSYAKEEPAGFAVLTRDSPTSSARRGLTRVIDDLAQRVGDIFQAEFSRAGFNAKVAPVYANALVGMVTQVGVWWAAEGRPISLEHVAKHVAALGWMGLRHLPREPAALGARPKGKTKG
- a CDS encoding right-handed parallel beta-helix repeat-containing protein; translation: MTTQRRAGGCLSAFGTLVLGLLVACGVETPTSSEEALHLDESVAELVEPPDGRELYFGRCPTAADARGRTLYVSKTGPWTPSEPVGSSANPYRTVGAALSAAQPGNVINVRPGTYAEQLVISPSTTRSGTASAPIVVRGASDWRSRIVPPSNRAVSSLLHVSQPYWIFQSLEVNIQGKAAFAALFERNTYCSQLIDSRMHAGTAGGAVVLSGANNVLIDNSEIYDFSKTDADSHGVVLKNASREIFVLANDIHAMSGDSVQCQTDGNRPAFIFVEYNELHGTGENGVDIKGCDSVFVRHNSMYNFPNLTRYPWQANTSAAEAVVIHEDATNVQIVSNVISHAGRGISVGSTSPLQSPVDILIRNNTISDIFNFAKRGNGQGIRIVQANRVQIRANLVQRTADAGLRLAADEPLSAMGLTVYDNILRDMELFVRLGRVQYRPEMEMDRNRYEGPSGRFTATGLVNNVEFPEWRSKLAPEGLEQNSVRIP
- a CDS encoding IPT/TIG domain-containing protein, producing the protein MSSRCSRFILLVLPLLALACGDSPKGNPPPSPTPPTVREVTPTGGPIAGNTLINVYGSGFEPGAKLYLGSQEALRTVVVNSFRIYGYSPTASTARVDVRVVNPDGSFGVLVGGFIYEGPPTASISQAEVLNGNTEAISGGQPVGVLVRGAITVAGLTRGVGQGGGVRAQVGFAPADSELLKPESYTWEEATYEGDSDSGEADIYKGNVLLQPAIGGESREWVITLRFSIDGGKTWVMADGDGMANGVAANMLRRVFISRPRVDYCKLGPDGNGANPEVFYRPTDATPHKVLGQVYAAGITQGAGAGSGVVAQLGIGPEGTDPRESRDWTWVPAVYKAEHGNNDEWEAELPNPGTVGTYKLAFRFSISANAWRVCDADGVNDSTEGPLTFSMTKLGTLTVGNEAPKPPVGWCKIGEDQKAPEAISYQTTQTAGLKTVYAQVNMAGVTDKVGAGPGLSGQLGWGPANEDPRDSPVWNWGTALVFNKDNFEVNDEWKAVLPNPGQNGSFRYAVRFSANGGPMRVCDGNGTDDGGQAFELDQLGELSVSGTVVVPKVIGYCKMGRSDVNTPETANYATGAVPNHKVRAQVFVHGVTDSQGAGAGVEGQLGWGPVGENPATSAQWNWSTSAVYLDESGNNDQFETTLPNPGAVGSYRFVYRFKVNDGAWMLCDSDGNNGGTLTFDPALMGTVNVIAPQDVTIGWCKLGGEATQPPPSEVYRVGQAAMTVYAQVYMQGVTPGAGAGTGIQGQVGYGPETDAPESASWHWTSTGSSFNRESGNNQSNDEWMAPLPNPSTVGRYKFAFRFNVNGGNYQYCDADGLGTDGFTLAQAGGLEVRPVAVDSCQLVGPATLNATPGGTTPVVRGQVLVTTVTDVIGGAAGAGITAEVGHGPADSNPATASGWLWTAASFAVETEGGAQDAYETALTARATEGTYAVAVRFRYQTGEWAYCDRDGSANGYQTAQASTLTVAAVVPPRVDRCRLGGEVAGPPPSETYALGAQGSRVIAVQVHEAGVTPGDGAGADIVAELGVGPAGMGPGDASWTWVLATHGADTGAGQDDEYRATLPNRVTAGRYRFAYRVRLGTGPYVYCDAHGTTEGGDTFDIAQAGTLVVRDFDSESCQLMTTGPISVGSGGAVTVTGHIHAPGFTTGAGATEGLQVQIGLGNADRNASEASGDFTWKATPYSGEAPEAPDTGEFTTTLHPAYQGSRAVSLRFGTDGTNWKYCDRDGSSVGGYTQDQQLAVTVSQHQELDYCNLQWPFSATGGTTIYGQVNEGGVTPGGGQGAGIVAELGYGNAQQDPGVSGWTWIAAPFNSDSGNNDEYAVTLPALAPGGASYLYRYSLNGGAYCYGDRNDRGGSSNGFQGEDLGTVGAPPP
- a CDS encoding sugar ABC transporter permease gives rise to the protein MKKPSWLKMAGIHAGLSVMCMVTLYPVLWVVKMALSPVDGMSLTANPFPDAVTLDHFREVLWSVDAQGRWVFGRQLMASLIVGGATTVVGLSLAVTAAYALSRFRFPGKEGGMQALLITQMFPATLMLVPIYSILQKLGLLDSLTGLVLVYATTALPFCIWMLKGYFDTLPRELEEAAVMDGASPFQVFIHVVLPLARPALAVTALFSFMTAWNEFVLAATLINDPTRFTLPVALQRYVGEYKVEWGKFAACALVVSAPVMALFFALQKHLVGGLTAGGVKG